The following are from one region of the Verrucomicrobiaceae bacterium genome:
- a CDS encoding glycosyltransferase family 2 protein gives MESLQAIGSSQGSSLAAHATVGVLIRFSNSAATLPDVLAALQRQTLRPDVILGVDSGSLDGSGALIEAAGGKVIRWPHRYEHSKVLNFGLAALQTDLVLVLSSHTVFDDPETLERMALAMQDPLSACVSLKWDADPYYSDTINWRELSTKGLKFGSIYSNSMGMIRRSLWERQPFDESLDSSEDYSWAIQQLKTGHICRRLALPFRYRRSGHTRDFEFAQIVFRLARDHHLKVTWLGLRATFTAWLKAHFTRESDTALHLARLLAFCRVHLA, from the coding sequence ATGGAAAGCCTCCAAGCTATCGGCAGCTCCCAGGGCTCGTCTTTGGCGGCGCATGCGACAGTTGGCGTCCTCATCCGCTTTTCCAATTCCGCCGCAACACTCCCAGATGTCCTTGCAGCACTCCAGCGCCAGACTCTTCGCCCCGATGTCATCCTGGGGGTCGATTCCGGCAGTCTCGATGGCTCGGGAGCCCTGATCGAAGCCGCTGGCGGAAAAGTCATCCGATGGCCACACCGCTACGAGCACTCCAAAGTACTCAATTTTGGCCTCGCGGCACTCCAGACGGACCTCGTGCTCGTGCTCAGCTCCCACACCGTTTTCGATGATCCTGAGACGCTCGAACGCATGGCTCTGGCCATGCAAGATCCCCTCAGCGCCTGTGTCAGTCTCAAATGGGACGCAGATCCCTATTACAGCGACACCATCAACTGGCGCGAGCTCAGCACCAAGGGCCTCAAATTCGGCTCCATCTACAGCAACAGCATGGGCATGATCCGCCGCAGCCTGTGGGAGCGGCAGCCATTCGATGAGTCGCTCGATTCCTCTGAAGACTACTCTTGGGCCATCCAGCAGCTCAAAACCGGCCACATCTGTCGTCGTCTCGCCCTACCCTTTCGCTACCGCCGCAGTGGCCACACGCGTGATTTTGAGTTTGCTCAGATCGTCTTCCGCCTCGCTCGCGATCATCATCTGAAAGTCACCTGGCTCGGCCTCCGCGCCACCTTTACAGCCTGGCTCAAAGCCCACTTTACGCGAGAATCAGACACCGCACTCCACCTCGCACGCTTACTCGCCTTTTGCCGCGTGCATCTAGCTTAG
- a CDS encoding sigma-70 family RNA polymerase sigma factor encodes MNSNAQGNFPSTDWTLISRLRSRHDTVAMAALEELCAVYHYPLYCFIRRRGLAHHDAQDALQDFLAKLLRNESLQNTHQEHGRLRGFLATAMSRFLANWHRDHAKERLNVSIEAEQELARNEERFQKEKLTDQDTPERIFERKWAQEMLRRVLAEMEGDYKRKDKHTLYRALRPIVLAGGSLVGEETNALAASLNMTSAALRVALSRFLGDYRDRLRREVQQTISNPNDVDEELACLARAFERRSPSAH; translated from the coding sequence ATGAACTCGAATGCGCAAGGCAACTTCCCCAGCACGGACTGGACTCTCATCTCCCGATTGCGCAGCCGCCATGATACCGTGGCGATGGCGGCGCTGGAAGAGCTTTGCGCAGTGTATCATTATCCACTCTACTGCTTCATTCGTCGACGTGGCCTGGCACATCATGACGCTCAGGACGCATTGCAGGATTTTCTGGCAAAGCTGCTGCGCAATGAGTCCCTGCAAAATACGCATCAGGAACATGGGCGACTGCGCGGCTTTCTTGCGACGGCGATGAGCCGCTTTCTGGCGAACTGGCACCGAGATCATGCCAAGGAGCGGTTGAATGTGAGCATTGAGGCGGAGCAGGAACTGGCGCGGAACGAAGAGCGTTTCCAAAAAGAAAAACTCACCGATCAAGACACTCCTGAACGCATCTTCGAGCGCAAATGGGCGCAGGAGATGCTGCGCCGCGTGCTGGCGGAGATGGAAGGCGATTACAAGCGAAAGGACAAACACACGCTCTACCGTGCACTGCGCCCCATCGTTCTCGCTGGTGGCAGTCTCGTCGGAGAAGAGACGAATGCGCTGGCTGCATCGCTGAACATGACGAGCGCTGCGCTGCGCGTGGCACTCAGCCGCTTCCTCGGCGACTATCGCGACCGTTTGCGGCGCGAGGTGCAGCAGACAATCTCGAATCCTAATGACGTGGACGAGGAACTCGCCTGCCTCGCTCGCGCCTTCGAGCGACGCAGTCCATCAGCACATTGA
- a CDS encoding archaeosortase/exosortase family protein, which produces MPTPPLLSQTLRTAIAAAIIAVAVHFTQSQDLLVDFTRPVVMTSLRWLGVDAVDRGEVMAVGRLHVPWTRDCAGINLLLILLALAVWVNRHERHAGRFWLRVMSMIPAALAANVLRVLTLIAYRTLAYPGVESPQTHYFIGFLWLVPFVTFITPRDHRPKSTGIMETLHAAAVVSLLAPMSGTPNATLITLAAVLCLSLCRVRRCSRVMLYLWLVSGMAIAVVSMESFWLPWLLLCPMIVDLRQIRLFHGICVLCTHSLIAMQPWAWWLAGGGLIAARLSNGDMGTSRLAKKPLRDEMDPKAHALTLDGQATFFAALVLPFLASTLLSLGQQAWAPPPTVESKPINQSGYEVRLRDQPAHIGLACYAASSRDRHHTVKVCLKYRGIEVASVDESPLVFTEGRHWFREFFLQDGQLLPDYAAYVKSTFRPWSDPGVHLIYVSLCEKQSPAEFSAACETLAAQFHQLCQPQKTLAQK; this is translated from the coding sequence ATGCCTACGCCGCCACTGCTATCTCAGACGCTGCGCACCGCCATTGCGGCGGCGATTATCGCTGTGGCGGTGCATTTTACGCAGTCCCAGGATCTGCTGGTGGACTTTACCAGGCCAGTGGTGATGACTTCGCTGCGCTGGCTCGGAGTGGATGCCGTAGATCGTGGCGAAGTGATGGCTGTGGGCCGTCTGCATGTGCCTTGGACGCGTGATTGCGCAGGGATCAATTTGCTCCTGATCCTGCTGGCTCTCGCCGTCTGGGTGAACAGACATGAGAGGCACGCAGGGCGCTTCTGGCTGCGTGTGATGAGTATGATACCGGCGGCGCTCGCGGCGAATGTGCTGCGCGTTCTCACCCTCATCGCTTATCGGACGCTGGCCTATCCTGGCGTAGAGAGCCCGCAGACGCATTACTTCATCGGTTTTCTTTGGCTAGTGCCCTTTGTGACCTTCATCACACCGAGGGATCACCGCCCGAAATCCACTGGCATCATGGAAACCCTGCACGCAGCCGCCGTAGTATCTCTACTCGCGCCGATGTCTGGCACGCCGAATGCCACACTCATCACGCTGGCTGCGGTGCTTTGCCTATCACTCTGTCGAGTGCGCAGATGCTCCCGAGTGATGCTGTATCTCTGGTTGGTCAGCGGCATGGCAATCGCCGTGGTCAGCATGGAGTCCTTTTGGCTCCCATGGCTACTGCTCTGCCCGATGATTGTCGATCTGCGCCAGATTCGCTTATTTCATGGCATTTGCGTGCTTTGCACGCATTCGCTCATCGCTATGCAACCATGGGCATGGTGGCTCGCTGGAGGCGGCCTTATCGCAGCTCGGCTCTCCAATGGGGATATGGGCACTTCCAGGCTCGCCAAGAAGCCACTGCGCGATGAAATGGATCCCAAAGCACACGCTTTGACGCTGGATGGGCAGGCTACGTTCTTCGCGGCACTCGTTCTGCCCTTCCTCGCCTCCACCTTGCTTTCATTGGGGCAGCAGGCCTGGGCACCGCCGCCTACCGTCGAATCGAAGCCGATTAACCAAAGCGGCTACGAAGTCCGTCTGCGTGACCAGCCTGCGCACATCGGGCTGGCATGTTATGCAGCCAGCAGCCGAGATCGTCATCACACGGTGAAGGTTTGCCTCAAGTATCGCGGCATCGAAGTCGCCAGCGTCGATGAGAGTCCTCTTGTTTTCACCGAAGGTCGCCACTGGTTCCGTGAGTTCTTCCTACAGGACGGCCAGCTTCTCCCCGATTACGCGGCCTATGTGAAAAGCACCTTCCGTCCGTGGTCTGATCCAGGCGTGCATCTCATCTATGTCTCGCTGTGCGAAAAACAATCCCCCGCCGAGTTCAGCGCGGCCTGTGAAACTCTCGCGGCCCAATTTCACCAACTATGCCAGCCACAAAAGACTCTCGCTCAAAAGTAG